Proteins from one Hyperolius riggenbachi isolate aHypRig1 chromosome 2, aHypRig1.pri, whole genome shotgun sequence genomic window:
- the LOC137546662 gene encoding gastrula zinc finger protein XlCGF57.1-like, with the protein EKPFSCTECGKCFGEKGSLVKHKTSHTGEKPFSCTECGKCFGEKGSLVKHKTSHTGEKPFSCIECSGKCFVEKGSLVKHKTSHTGEKPFSCTECGKCFGEKGSLVKHKTSHTGEKPFSCTECGKCFGEKGSLVKHKTSHTGEKPFSCTECGKCFGEKGSLVKHKTSHTGEKPFSCTECSGKCFVEKGSLVKHKTSHTGEKPFSCTECGKCFGEKGSLVKHKTSHTGEKPFSCTECGKCFGEKGSLVKHKTSHTGEKPFSCIECSGKCFVEKGSLVKHKTSHTGEKPFSCTECGKCFGEKGSLVKHKTSHTGEKPFSCTEC; encoded by the coding sequence gagaagcccttttcatgtactgagtgtgggaaatgttttggagagaaaggaagccttgtgaaacataagacatctcacactggcgagaagcccttttcatgtactgagtgtgggaaatgctttggagagaaaggaagccttgtgaaacataagacatctcacactggtgagaagcccttttcgtgTATTGAGTgtagtgggaaatgttttgtagagaaaggaagccttgtgaaacataagacatctcacactggtgagaagcccttttcatgtactgagtgtgggaaatgttttggagagaaaggaagccttgtgaaacataagacatctcacactggcgagaagcccttttcatgtactgagtgtgggaaatgctttggagagaaaggaagccttgtgaaacataagacatctcacactggcgagaagcccttttcatgtactgagtgtgggaaatgctttggagagaaaggaagccttgtgaaacataagacatctcacactggtgagaagccattttcatgtactgagtgtagtgggaaatgttttgtagagaaaggaagccttgtgaaacataagacatctcacactggtgagaagcccttttcatgtactgagtgtgggaaatgttttggagagaaaggaagccttgtgaaacataagacatctcacactggcgagaagcccttttcatgtactgagtgtgggaaatgctttggagagaaaggaagccttgtgaaacataagacatctcacactggtgagaagcccttttcgtgTATTGAGTgtagtgggaaatgttttgtagagaaaggaagccttgtgaaacataagacatctcacactggtgagaagcccttttcatgtactgagtgtgggaaatgttttggagagaaaggaagccttgtgaaacataagacatctcacactggcgagaagcccttttcatgtactgagtgt